From Rhineura floridana isolate rRhiFlo1 chromosome 5, rRhiFlo1.hap2, whole genome shotgun sequence, a single genomic window includes:
- the LOC133386061 gene encoding uncharacterized protein LOC133386061 has protein sequence MGFQRCVADPCVYIKQGKDISYCLVYVDDILYMHNNEREEQECASGLKRYMQTKCLGPVQEYLGMHVIHDNNGGFILHQGSKIEQLLADSKMADCNEMKTPMSVSFQNETEGDYFTDPDLYRQIIGKLQYLAKVTRPDIANAVSILCRKVDKPTEKDWRGVKRVVRYLKGTVNYGLALSAVATGNLACYVDADHAGDKNNRKSTAGVLIMFHGYTIDWFSRKQTLVATSSTEAEYISLSMACHKLNWYELLMEEAQIKIQKPIRVYEDNQSCIRLAESEANNRRTKHVSVRFHHVRDCVQSKLIKLIYVNTKDADAC, from the coding sequence ATGGGGTTTCAACGTTGCGTAGCAGATCCATGTGTCTATATTAAACAAGGAAAAGACATCTCTTACTGTCTAGTTTATGTAGACGATATCCTATATATGCATAACAATGAGAGGGAGGAACAGGAATGTGCCTCTGGTTTGAAACGATACATGCAAACGAAATGCTTAGGGCCCGTACAAGAGTATCTGGGTATGCATGTAATACATGATAATAATGGTGGTTTCATCCTACATCAAGGAAGCAAAATAGAGCAGCTGTTAGCTGACAGTAAGATGGCAGATTGCAATGAAATGAAAACACCCATGTCGGTGTCATTTCAAAACGAAACAGAAGGTGACTACTTTACTGACCCAGACTTGTATAGACAAATCATTGGTAAACTACAGTATTTAGCCAAAGTGACACGCCCGGATATAGCTAATGCTGTTAGCATACTGTGTCGAAAAGTAGACAAGCCCACTGAGAAAGATTGGCGTGGGGTTAAACGTGTAGTTAGATATCTCAAGGGTACGGTGAATTATGGACTCGCTCTATCTGCTGTAGCAACAGGAAATCTAGCATGTTATGTAGATGCAGACCATGCTGGAGACAAAAATAACCGTAAATCAACAGCGGGTGTGTTGATTATGTTTCATGGGTATACAATAGACTGGTTCAGCAGAAAGCAAACGCTTGTGGCAACATCTAGTACTGAAGCAGAATACATCAGCCTGTCCATGGCATGTCACAAATTGAATTGGTATGAACTCTTAATGGAGGAAGCACAGATAAAAATCCAAAAACCAATAAGAGTATATGAGGATAATCAGTCGTGCATACGTTTGGCTGAATCAGAAGCCAACAATAGGCGCACTAAACACGTGAGTGTGCGGTTTCACCACGTTAGAGACTGTGTACAAAGCAAATTGATTAAATTGATCTATGTGAACACTAAAGATGCTGATGCTTGCTGA